In one Candidatus Paceibacterota bacterium genomic region, the following are encoded:
- a CDS encoding cob(I)yrinic acid a,c-diamide adenosyltransferase, translated as MLYTRKGDNGTTKTFGCDQRISKSSAIAEALGSLDEANSLLGLVKVKAKDSGFKIQDSRFEDVIHGVQENFFIVQAELAGAPKSITEEKVKEIESLVDSAEKELPQIKTFFISGGTELGATFDFARTLARRAERRVVGVNEEGKVKVGPSTLAYLNRLSSLLYALARLSNHKSGINEQPPSYK; from the coding sequence ATGCTCTACACCCGCAAAGGCGATAACGGCACTACCAAAACCTTTGGTTGTGATCAGCGAATCTCTAAAAGTTCGGCGATTGCCGAAGCACTAGGATCGCTCGATGAGGCAAACTCGCTTTTAGGGTTGGTTAAAGTAAAAGCGAAAGATTCAGGATTCAAGATTCAGGATTCAAGATTTGAAGATGTCATTCATGGTGTCCAAGAAAACTTTTTTATTGTGCAAGCCGAATTAGCCGGAGCGCCGAAAAGTATTACTGAAGAGAAGGTTAAAGAAATTGAATCTCTTGTTGATTCGGCCGAAAAGGAATTACCACAGATTAAAACCTTCTTTATCTCCGGCGGGACCGAGCTCGGAGCCACTTTTGATTTCGCTCGCACTCTAGCGCGCCGAGCCGAAAGGCGAGTGGTAGGGGTAAATGAAGAAGGTAAAGTAAAAGTGGGGCCATCGACTTTGGCATATTTAAACCGCCTCTCTTCACTTTTGTATGCCTTGGCTAGACTAAGTAATCATAAAAGTGGTATAAATGAGCAACCGCCTAGCTATAAATAG